The genomic DNA ATAAGACGGTATCGATTCTGGGTAAGACCGACAGAGGTGTTATGGCCCATTATTGAATCGGGAGCCGGATGCCTTAATTGGGCAAGTCCGGTTCTGAGGAGGGGGGAAGCTTGAGTGATTGGCTTCCTCTACTCAACTAGGTTTTAAGGAAAAGGGCTCAGAAAAATTCTGGGCCCTTTTGTCATTACACTCAAATAGTCTTTAAAAATTCCCCATGACCCATCCAATTTTTCTTGAAATTCCTTATAGTGATCCTGTTAACCTTTTTGCTCCTCTGGCGCATGACAAGGGGGCGTTGTTCTTTGATTCTGTCCCGGCAGGGGATCTGGAATGGCCAAAGGGTACAGGGCAATACAGTTTTTTTGCAACAGACCCCGTTTATACGCTGAGCAGTAAAAATGGGGATATCGACTTTCAGGGCGATGGTGTGCGTGGGGATCCCTTTTCGATCCTCCAGCAAAGCTTGAAAAACTTTTCGATCGACCATTTGCCAGATTTGCCACCGTGGCAGGGTGGGGTTGGGGGATTTTTTTCCTATGACCTTTGTCATCATTTGGAAAAACTGCCTAAAGCCAAAATCGATGATATGAATTTTCCTGATTTAATGCTGGGCTATTATGATGTTGTTGTGGCCTTTGATCACATCCAACAAAAAGCCTGGATTATTTCAACGGGGTACCCAGAAATGGATCCGGCGCGTCGCTTGGCCCGGGCCCAGCAACGGTTAGGGGTGCTTCATAGTCGTTTGAGGCCGAAGAAGGTTTTGGATCATGGGCCAGTTCTATCCAATCTATCCTGCAATTTTGAGCAAGAATCCTATCAAAAGATCATCCAAAAAGGGATCGATTATATCTATGATGGCGATATTTTTCAGGTTAATTTATCGCGACGCCTAAAAGGCAAGCTACCGGATGGGTGCGATTTATTCCGACTGTATTGCCGTTTGCGGGCATTAAATCCAGCGCCTTTTTCTGCTTATTATAATTGTGATCCGGTTTATATTTTGTCATCCTCCCCTGAACGGTTTTTGTCCTTGCAGGGCCAGCATATCGAAACGCGCCCGATCAAGGGTACGGCACGACGTCCAGCCAACCCATCGGAAAACAGGGCAGATGATCAGCATTGCTTGGATGTGCTTCGTCACAGCGCAAAAGATCAGTCGGAAAATATCATGATTGTGGATCTGTTGCGGAACGACCTTTCCCGTGTGTGTTTGCCCCATACCGTTAAAACGCCAGCTTTGTTGGAAATTGAAACTTATGCAACGGTCCATCATCTTGTCTCCACCGTTACGGGGACGTTAAGGCCAGATTGTGATGCGATTGATCTGTTGCGCGCAACTTTTCCCGGGGGGTCGATTACGGGTGCCCCAAAAATCAGGGCGATGGAAATTATTGCGGAACTGGAGCCAACGGCCCGGGGGCCTTATTGTGGGGCGATTGGATATATTGGATTTGATGGATTTATGGACACAAATATTGCGATTCGGACGATTGCTGTTAATGGACGGGATGTTTGTTTTCAAACGGGCGGGGGGATTGTTGCTGATTCTGATCCCTTGGCTGAATACGAGGAAACAATCACAAAGGCTGCCGCGTTGAGCAGGGTGCTGTGTGGGGTGTGACGCGTTTCGCGCGTCGGGGCGGATGGCGGATGGGGTGGGATTCGAACCCACGAAGGAGTTCCCCCCTTGCCGGTTTTCAAGACCGGTGCCTTCAACCGCTCGGCCACCCATCCATTTTTAGTCCTTGAAAACTGTGTCTATAGTGGCTGAATTTTCACAAAACGGCAAGCTTAATTTTTAATTTTGTGGGGGGGTTGTCGCAGCAAGGGCATCAACAGTCCAGCCAGAATCCATAAAACGGCCAACCACCACGTTTGCCAAAAGCCCAAATTCACAAAGGCAATAACGCTGCTTGTGGTAAGGAGCCCCATCGGAACTGCCAGGGCCATACCTCTGAACGGTAGCAACGCTTGCAGCAGTCGAACAATGAGCAGGGTTCCAAGGAGCGCCCCAATCACACCCAGCTCCAGCCACCATTGCAGGGGGGCATTGTGGGGGTGTATGGGGATTTCCCTTGAGTTGATGATGATTTCTTGGTCCGCGTGGTCAATCATCGGCCATTTTTTTTGTGCTCCACCCAATTGGTCGTGGCGGGAACTGTCTAATCCATAGCCAAGCATCCAATTATTTTGTATCTTTTCACCAATCGCCTGCCATATATAAAGGCGATGCACATAGCTATAGCTACGCATGTTTTGGTTAATGTCATGAATCCGATCGACGGTTAGGAAAGAATGAACAGCAAAGGGGGTGACCAGGATTGTTATGATGGCCAGAATTTGGGCAGATCTTACGGTGACCTTTGGCATTAAAAAACATAAACCAAAAACAACAAGTCCCACCACTAATCCGACGCTGGTGGAATCGCAATCGATAAGGGAAAAGATCAGAAAAGCCGCCCCTAAAAATAATGTTATGCTTGCCGCCGATCTAAGCCACAAGATGCACAACCATGCTGACAGGGAAATCGCTAACCCAAGGGGGATAAATGCTTTTGCCGATGATTTTTGCCAAAGATTCTGCCAGGGATTTCCCAAAATATAGTCAATCCCCAGGAAAACAAAAGACGTGATGACTCCTAAAAAAAGCCAGCGCAAAATTTTTGAATGCTCGGTTTCAGAATAATCCTTAAGAAGCGAACACCACCCAATACCAAAACCCCAAATCAGCAGCAATCTAAATGAAAGCGCCAGGGATTCCAGTGAGCCCAAGGACCAAATGGAGCTTATCCCCCCCCAAAGAATTAGGCCTAAGATCGCAAGGGAAATAGGGGATTTAATATCAGAGGATGTAATGGAACCCGTTAAAAGGCCAACCATTCCCCCCAGTGCCAAAAGCCAAATCGCACTTCTTGGGATAAAAAATGCCATGGGGCACAACAAAAAAACGATGACCGAGGCCGTAGCAAGGCGATGCTGGTGAATACGCTGAATCATCGGCTCATGCCCAATATAATCTCCCACGATTCTGCATCAATGGGCATAACCGAAAGACGAGACTGCCGCACAAGGGCAAGGGACTGCAGTTGTGGATGGGATTTTATTTGTGTTAGACTCACAGGATTAACCAATTCTTTAACATACTCTATACCTACCATGCCAAATCGTCCCGTAGGATCAGTTGGATCCGGATGATAAGTTTCAATAACTTTAACAATTCCAACTACTTTTCTATCATACATCGAATGGTAAAAAAAACATAAATCGCCAATTTCCATCGCCTTTAGGTTATTGGATGCCTGATAATTGCGCACACCATCCCAATGGGTTGTCCGCCTTGTTTTTTGTTGTTCCCACGACCATGTCGATGGTTCCGTTTTAATGAGCCAATAATTCATAAGTATTTAATTCGTAAGCATTTGAGTGGTAAAAACCTAGTCATTTTCCCATTCAGATTGGTTGAGCAAAAGCGACTGTATGGCATCGTCTACGGCCTTGCCCTGATACAAAATATCATACACGGCCTGACAAATAGGCATGCGTACATTTTTGAGGGCTGCCAGGTGGTGAACGGCTTCCGCTGTGTAGACACCCTCTGCTACCGTGTGGCGGGAATCCATAATTTCTTTTAGGGATTTCCCGTCCCCAAGGGCCAAGCCCAGCGCCATATTCCGCGATTGCAAACTGGAACATGTCAGTATCAAATCACCGACGGCCGAAAGCCCCAGAAATGTCTCGCTCTTTCCACCAAGGGCAACCCCAAGGCGCCGCATTTCGGCAAGGCCTCGCGTGATAAAGGCTGCATTTATATTGTTGCCCATTTGACGCGCGACAACAATTCCACTGGCAATGGCCAGGACATTTTTAACGGCCCCGCCAACCTGAACCCCGATGGGATCGTCGCTTGTATAAATACGAAGCGATGGCGTCCTAAGGGATTTTGCGAGGTCTTCAATAATGCAAACAGATGACGAAGCCAACGTTGCAGCAGCGGGCAAACCCTTTGCCACTTCGATTGCAAAATTTGGACCTGATAAAACGGCCAGTGGGTTGGTTTGGAAAATTTTCCCCAATACGGATGTTAAAAGCGAATCTTTGGTAACGGGGCTGATCGTGCAGTCAATCCCCTTAGAGCAAATAACGATGACGGTGTGTGGGGATATAAATTCTTGGATTTTCAATCCCATGGTCCGTGAATATTGTGCCGGAACTACCCACAAAATAATATCCATATCAGAAAGGAGCGCATAATCCACGCTAACCTGCAACGATTCAGGCAATGCAATATCGGGCAGATATTTTTTATTTTCCCGGTCGGCGTTCAGTTCGTTTGATTCTTCGGCGAAGCTTGGAAACAGTGTGACGTGATTTTTGCCCCTTGCC from Alphaproteobacteria bacterium includes the following:
- a CDS encoding EVE domain-containing protein, with the protein product MNYWLIKTEPSTWSWEQQKTRRTTHWDGVRNYQASNNLKAMEIGDLCFFYHSMYDRKVVGIVKVIETYHPDPTDPTGRFGMVGIEYVKELVNPVSLTQIKSHPQLQSLALVRQSRLSVMPIDAESWEIILGMSR
- a CDS encoding O-antigen ligase family protein, translating into MIQRIHQHRLATASVIVFLLCPMAFFIPRSAIWLLALGGMVGLLTGSITSSDIKSPISLAILGLILWGGISSIWSLGSLESLALSFRLLLIWGFGIGWCSLLKDYSETEHSKILRWLFLGVITSFVFLGIDYILGNPWQNLWQKSSAKAFIPLGLAISLSAWLCILWLRSAASITLFLGAAFLIFSLIDCDSTSVGLVVGLVVFGLCFLMPKVTVRSAQILAIITILVTPFAVHSFLTVDRIHDINQNMRSYSYVHRLYIWQAIGEKIQNNWMLGYGLDSSRHDQLGGAQKKWPMIDHADQEIIINSREIPIHPHNAPLQWWLELGVIGALLGTLLIVRLLQALLPFRGMALAVPMGLLTTSSVIAFVNLGFWQTWWLAVLWILAGLLMPLLRQPPHKIKN
- the pabB gene encoding aminodeoxychorismate synthase component I; the encoded protein is MTHPIFLEIPYSDPVNLFAPLAHDKGALFFDSVPAGDLEWPKGTGQYSFFATDPVYTLSSKNGDIDFQGDGVRGDPFSILQQSLKNFSIDHLPDLPPWQGGVGGFFSYDLCHHLEKLPKAKIDDMNFPDLMLGYYDVVVAFDHIQQKAWIISTGYPEMDPARRLARAQQRLGVLHSRLRPKKVLDHGPVLSNLSCNFEQESYQKIIQKGIDYIYDGDIFQVNLSRRLKGKLPDGCDLFRLYCRLRALNPAPFSAYYNCDPVYILSSSPERFLSLQGQHIETRPIKGTARRPANPSENRADDQHCLDVLRHSAKDQSENIMIVDLLRNDLSRVCLPHTVKTPALLEIETYATVHHLVSTVTGTLRPDCDAIDLLRATFPGGSITGAPKIRAMEIIAELEPTARGPYCGAIGYIGFDGFMDTNIAIRTIAVNGRDVCFQTGGGIVADSDPLAEYEETITKAAALSRVLCGV
- a CDS encoding NAD(P)-dependent glycerol-3-phosphate dehydrogenase; translation: MKTKKIAVFGAGAWGTALAVAMARGKNHVTLFPSFAEESNELNADRENKKYLPDIALPESLQVSVDYALLSDMDIILWVVPAQYSRTMGLKIQEFISPHTVIVICSKGIDCTISPVTKDSLLTSVLGKIFQTNPLAVLSGPNFAIEVAKGLPAAATLASSSVCIIEDLAKSLRTPSLRIYTSDDPIGVQVGGAVKNVLAIASGIVVARQMGNNINAAFITRGLAEMRRLGVALGGKSETFLGLSAVGDLILTCSSLQSRNMALGLALGDGKSLKEIMDSRHTVAEGVYTAEAVHHLAALKNVRMPICQAVYDILYQGKAVDDAIQSLLLNQSEWEND